TCAATGTCCTCAtctgaaaacagaaataacatCTCTCTCTGAAAGGACCGTGGAGACCAAATGAGGCCACGTGCAGGAGGCACCAGTGTGGCACTGGCCATGCCAGCAGTGTGCAGTCGAAGGTCACAGACAGTGGCGGAGCCTGCTGGACTCTGGAAAATGGGCTCCCTGGGCTCCCCCTGCGCTGCTCCTTCTACTGGCCCAGCCACCTGAAGCTGGGTCTCGGAGACGGAGGCTGGCGTGGGGCGAGATCAGCAGCCAGTCTTGGGGCCCTTCCCATCCCCCTTCTCTCTAAGAGATAAGACAAGGCAGCAAGCATTTTGTCttgcttggttttgttttaatgGCCCAAGAGTCAAGCTCTCCTTAACAATGAAGCCTTGTCTGAATCTGCTTGTTTTTCCAACCCGGACACCCAGTTGCACCGCCTGCTTGAGGCCTCCGTCCCACCTGGGAGAACTAAGAATGCcagaggtttttttcttttttatttttttcatctcgGGGAGGGTACTGGGGAGACATTGGAGGCCTCTGTGTGGCCCTCACCAATAATTGACCCCATTTAAGTCAGCTGCCTCTGTTGAAAGCCAATCCAAGAAAATTATTTCAGGGTGGTTACCAGGATGGGTTTCAGAAGCAGAGAAAGTCGCTTTTGAGCCCTGGCTTTGTCACTTACTGGAAATACAACCCTGGGAGAGTCATTTCAGCTTTGCTTTTTGAGCACCGgtattcttttctgtaaaatgcgCAAATAGGATGTGCAACCTCCTTGGGGAGGTTCTGAGAAGTGAATGAAGTGCTTGGTGTATAGTACACAGTGCCTACCGTGTCATGAGTGCTCACACTGGCCACGGCTGTCCTCACTGAACTCTGCCTCCTGCCTTCATGGCCCAGTCCTGCTCCCTGCTCCCAACCTGCTCTGAGTGCTGGCCCAGGCTGAGAGAGCAGAGGTCTGCACACTTATAACATGCCCCTCTGCAGACCCCTGTTATGTAATCAGTTGTTTCATGCACATTTAGAAGGGGCTCtgagggggaaagaaagactgCAAAAAGGGGTCACTGGCAACAGTACCTGGTCTCCTCTGCTCTGGCCCAGAAAGGTAGGGTGTATGAGCCCAGAGTGAGCTGCTCAGACAACGGGGTGTGGCAAAGCAGCAAAGGGAGCACAGCTGCAGGGGGCCGGTTCCTGCCCAGGGCTTCAGGTGCCCCAGGAGGAAGTGGTCAGCTATCAGGAGAGAGGCTCTGTCCTGCAGGAGAGAGACCCAGGTAACCCAGGAGCCCCAGTGGTGGAATAAAACTTCTACTCCCTTCCTCCAGTCTCCCACTGGGGTTTCCCAGTGGGTGAACCTCCCAGAAACCAACAGCAGATAACTCAACACCTCAGCCTCCAGAGGCCCCGATGCACAGTGGGCTGGGCCCAGAGAGGCAAACAACAAACGCAAGGCTTTCAGGCAAAACCTATGAGGTGCGCTGGACTCACCTTCCAAGGGATGCAGTTTAAGGCTCATCTTTGATGCTTGAGTTTATCCCTTTCAAAGGGAAtctcagcccccaccccagagCATCCCATCTTCCACAATCCTCTCCGAGAGGAGTGCTAGGGGCACCCATCTTTCTATTTCTGCCTCACCAGCAGTGCCTGAGCACCCCTTTGAGACTGGTGCTCAGGCCCCTGGCCACCATCCCCACCACTTGGCCCAGCTCTGCTGCCACTGGTCCTCAGAGGACCTAGCTGTGAGTtttcagtgtgtgtctctgtccCTTTTGATCAGGAAGCATGGAATAGTGGTTAGAACACAGGCTCTAAAACCGACTTTCTCCTGAAATCCTGACTCTGCCGTAATATGGCTGGGGGATTAACCGCTATGTCCCTTAACCTCCCTGTGCCTGGGTTTCCTCATCTTTGAACTGGGAATAGCAGAGAGTACCTcagagggttgttgtgaagattgatgagtgaatgaatggaaagTGCTTGGGATGGTGCCTGGTGAGCAGGAAGTGCCCAGGAAATAACGGTCTTTACCATTATCACAAATAAGACAGTGGGAGCCCAGTACTCACGATGTGGCCGGACCTTTAATGAGAGGATGGGGACTGTCACCGCCCTCAGTCTAGACTCTGCCCCGGTGACGAGGCCTGTGACCGTTCCCCACGGCCTGACCCTGTTGTGGACACTTATCTGTCAGTtacctccccactccccaggtCCTCCCCTGCAAATCACGTCCTGTGAGAATTGGTCTCATTCTATTAAGGCTCAGTGTCTGAGAGCAGTCACCAGTCCCCCCGCAGATACCGAGGGATGACCGTAATCAAATAACTGATTTAATGTGATAAATGCTCTAAGAGGATGTCCAGGGTGttttgaaaatcaaaatggatATTTGGTTTTTTTCTGCTTGCGAATAAATGGCTTAtttgtcagaaaaaaataaataaaagcagttgGATGAGATGTCCCCAAGTTCCACCACCAAGTCTGCATGAAGAGCTGGGAGGAAGAAGACTTGGGTGTCGCCACCCAGGAGAAGCCCCAAGGCTGGGGTGGCAGGGAATGGTTAGGGTGTGGGTCAAGTCTCTTCCTCACAGGGCAGGGCAGGCTGCTCTGAGCAGGATACAAGCAAAAACACAGGAGCTcagaagagaatgagagaagCCAGGGGGCTTCATGGAAAAGGGGGCATTTGAAATGAATCTTAAAAGATAGGCTAGGAACTCTACTGGTCTGAATTGGGTGGGAAGGGTGTTCTAGGAAGAGGAAGCATAAGGCACGGAGGCGTGGCGCTAGGGGCTGCAGCAAGCAGAGCACAAGGAAGACACTCTGGGGTAGAGTGATGCTCCGGGGTGGAATGATGCTCTGGTGACACACAGGGCTTCTGGAATcagacagacatgggtttgaatcccTGCTCAGTTTCTTATTGaattatttcttattctttgacTGTGGGCAAGTGGCCTGGCTGCTCTGGCCCTCTGTTTCCCCAGCAGTGGAACAGGGCTAAGCCGTCCCAGGGCCCGGCAGTGACTCGGAGATTGCTGAGCGCGGCAGGAGGAGCCAGGCCTCCCCTTCACTTGTTGCTGCAGAGGAGGCAGGGACCTCGGGGCTCACCCTGGCCCATGCCTCTTCCGCCTAGATCAGGCTGCAGGTAGCTTCCAGGGTGGTCTTACCAGGGACAGCCTTATCTCAGGAGTCAGGCAAAGGCTACGGGGAGGCTGGCGTCAGATGAGCTCAGGAGCATAGTCAGACAGAAGATGTAGCGGGCCATATTGTGTGGAAAGTGTCTGGAGGCATTTGGGGCGTGGCATTGTGGGGACAGCAGGGCAGTCCTAGAATGCAGAGCCCTCTCCTTAATAGCTGGCCACCACTGAGCACTCCCTCTTCTCCCGGATGGAAATCTCCAGCTTCTGAGGCTGAGGAGGAGCAGCGAGATGCCAGGGGTGGGTGTGGTCGTGCCTTGATCTCAACCGGCTGCCGTGTCAGTCCTGGCTTTgcagcccagctctgcctctttAGAGCTTTGAAGACATTGGGTAAGTTACTTacactttctgagcctcagttgcccACCTAGAAAGTAAGGGTAAGCAGAAGCAAAGGGTAGCCACACTTACCTTCCAGGTCTGTTTTGAAGCCAAAATGAATTTATGGATGGAATGCGTGCatgcgtgttaagtcacttcagtcctgtccaactctttgcgatcccctggactgtagcctgccgggcccctctatccatgggtttctccaggcaagaacactggagtgggttgccatgccctcctccagggggtcttcctgacccagggatcgaacccgcatctctcatgtctcctgtgttggtaggCAGTTCTTCACCACTctcgccatctgggaagccctgaaggaTGAGATAGcatcttgtattttttaaaaatatgtatttatttggctcctTGGGATCTTCCTTGCACCATGCGGATCTTTCATTGCGACAAATGGACTCTCTCTAGATGTGGcatttgggcttagttgcttcaagtCGTGTGATTCTTAGTTCCCTGGCTGGCcatccaacctgtgtcccctgcattgcaaggcagactctaaccactgaaccaccagggaagtccaagcatCTTGTATTTTAGAAGAGACTCCACAACCACTTTCATCCTGTTTCCTTTCTACCTGCACTGTCCGTTTCTAATGCTGCCTCAGGAAGTTCTTTCTTGTGTCTAACTTAAGTCCACTATGCTGCAATTGGAACCTCCTTCCTTTTGTTGAGGCCTGTGCAGAAGCAGGCTAAGCCCTTTCTGTACAGAAATGTGCCCATCAGTACCTGCAGTGAGTGAGGCAGGGAACAGCAGAGCAACTGGGTGTTGGTTTTCAACCTCTGTCTCGGGAGTCCAGTTGTCAATGGCCAGAGCCTACTGACCAGCATGATGTGGGTGTGGGTGCCTCATCTTGACTGTTTTCACTGTTCTTCCTCCCTGGGTTTTATCCATGCTCCAAAACGGGGATCCAGGGTTAGTGGAGAGTGCTCTGGGCTAGGTCTCAAAGGCCTGGGTCCCAGCACCCACTTGACTCCTGACTTGCTGTGTGGCCGGAAGCCAGTTAGCAGCCTCTCTGGGCCACAGTAGGTCTATGAGGATGTCTGTGCCCAGggtcccagatgtctccagtaAAGATGGGTGCAGTTCAGCTGAAgcctcccctttctctttctcatttaccTGGGCTCCCACCACCCTGGGAAGTCAGCAAATTAGGGTCTTGCTGATGGCAGTGGTGGTAGGAGCTAAGCTCACCTCTCAGGCCGGGGCACGTTTAAGGTTAGACAGGGTCCTCCCTGGCTGCTTGAAGATCACCTGCCATCATGAACGACACAGTAACTATCCGGACTAGGAAGTTCATGACCAACCGACTGCTTCAGCGGAAACAAATGGTCATCGGTGTTCTTCACCCTGGAAAGGCAACAGTACCTAAAACAGAAATTCGGGAAAAACTGGCCAAAATGTACAAGACCACACCAGATGTCATCTTTGTATTTGGATTCAGAACTCATTTGGGTGGTGGCAAGACAACTGGCTTCAGCATGATTTACGATTCCTTAGATTACGCGAAGAAGAATGAGCCCAAACATAGGCTTGCAAGACATGGCCTGTATGAGAAGAAAAAGACCTCAAGAAAACAGCGAAAGGAACGCAAGAACAGAATGAAGAAAGTCAGGGGGACTGCAAAGGCCAACGCTGGTGCTGGTAAAAAGGAGTAAAGATTCTGCAGTGACTGTATCTGTGGTGATTGTGCAGATTTTTCATGAAAGAGAGAATAAACTAAGaccttttacaaaaaaaaaaaaaatgttagacaGAGAGTGGGGGTGGAGGGATTCCTGGTGGGTAGGGCAGCGCCTGCCTCCTCAAACAGGGATTTTGAGAGCCTGGATTTCCTTCTACCCACCCAGTTAAACTCATCCCACAAAAGGTCAGTTATATTTGTCGAGTCCCTCCTCCGAGCAGATCCTTTCCCACGTGAGGTCTGTCTGCTTTAATCCCTCTTTTGTGGGTGGGGAAACTCAAGGCTAAGAGAGATGAGGTGACTGGCTTGTCACTGGGGCCAAGGAGCTGCGGGGCTCTTGACTGTCCAGCCTCTACCCCCACTCACACCAGGCCAGGGCATCTAGGTCCTCAGCAGAGGAGGACCACAGGGGTTGTCCTGCGTGAGGCCATTTCCAGTCTGGGAGGGCACTGCATGGGCTGTGGGAGGTTGCCCGGGGCTCCTGGGACTGCCGTTTTCCTGGGAAGAAGTTGGTCAAGGAGGTAGAGGGATCAGGCACCCAGGAGTTCTGGGTTGCAGCTAGTTCTCAATGCTCCTGTGAACTTCAGTGTTTGTTTTCCTGGAGGATCCAGACTGATTTCTCTTTGGTTTTGGTCACAGGATATAGTTTAGCTTTTATGAAGCAGTTTGCTATTTGTGATGTCACCGAACCTTAGCGGCCATCTGTGCGAGGCAGCGTGGGACTTGCTTGCAAGGGCCAGAGAAGGGGAGCTCTGGAGTCAGGCAAACCTAGATTTTAATTCTGGCTCCCGCCAACTCTCTGCCCTCAGGCATGTGAGTAACCAGCTGAGCCTCGATTTGCTCATCTGCAAAAGGGACAATCGTTCCCCACCACAAATAGCAGCAGCTGTCTCGCTGGCTGTGTGCATTAGATAAGGTCTGTAACCACTGGTCCAGTTCCTGGTGCAGAGTAGTActttaagtgatttttttgtttttaatctgccCCACTTTTTGGATGGGAATGTGGAGGCTCAAAGAAGGAAGgtcacttgcctgaggtcacatggTGATTTAGCTTGGTCCTCCAGAATTCCTGTCTGTAGCTTTTTTCTCCAACACCTCCTTCACTATCCTCAAGTGACCCAACACTTCATTAGTCTATCCAGGTCTTCAATGTGTTACACTGTCCGACGAGGCCTTCCCCCCAGCGCCTAACAGCACTTACCTGGCACACAATAGGCACTTTCAAAATGTcaggacttgcctggcagtccagtgcttaaaattctgtgcttccactgctgggggatgggttccatccccagggagctaagatccccaaagaaaagaagaaaaaaagaaaaaaaaaagtagtttgtTCTGTGCATGAATATGTTGATGAGCTGGTATAAAAatgtaaagtgttagttgcagtcgtgtccgactctttccaatcccatagactgtagctcgccaagctcctctgtccatgaaattttccaggcaaagatactggagtgggttgccattcccttctccaggggatcctcctgacctagggatcaaacccaggtcttactgcattgcaggcagattctttaccatccgagcctaTTTTTTCAGGCAGCTAAGGCGTGTGGCCCTGAGGCTTCCTCCTGCTCCCTGTTCCCTTTTAAAACAACCATCTAATAGTTTGGGTTGGAAACCTTTTCGAAAAGGAGTGATGTCTTCCTTTCCCTGCACAAGGTCCACATGGTTAACTTCTTGGGATGGTGAACACTGTGAACACTGACTGCTTTGCTCGAAGAGCCAAGACCAGCTGAGACCCCACAGGTTTCCTGCACCCCATGAGCCAGGACTGCTCACTTGTTCAACAACAGTTTCTGCCTTTGTAGGTTCCTGACTCTTCTCTCCCTGACCCTTTATTTGCTGCCCACAGATCTGCCTCCAATGGTCCAGCAcctcttttttcctcccctcttGCCTCTGTGTGTATTTCCTAATTTGCTGCTTCTACCAGTTGGGGACTGAGAAATGGGACAATTGAGCTTATTAGAATTGCCTCATTGATTCATTCACTTGTAGCTATTCTACTAGAAATTTTTGTCCCTGGGTCTTGCATCCATCATCTATCCATCCTGATTGAGGACCTCTGCAGTGGCTTGTGATCAATCAAGGCATGACCACACCCTCCCAGGAGCACACACAGGTATATCATGGTGTACACAGCACAGGACTTTATAATCCACCTCTGCCTGCAGCAGCCCTGAGAATAGCATTATCTCTGTTTTGCAGACAGTGGAAACTCAGCTCAGCTGGAGGAGGTCCCTTGCCCAGTGGTCAGCAGTGAGCACAGAAGTGCAGTGGGAATTCAGGTCTCCAGCCTGGCCTGTTACCTCTTCCCTCTCCTGTGCTCCGTTTGCAAGCCCTGTGATGCCTCATTCATTTACTGCTTCTGTCACAAAGCTGGGGCAGGATCATCTGCCTCTGGATTGGCCTTCGGGGAGTGTGGGCTTGCCTTTAGCACACATACTAGTCCTGCAGTCGGCTTGGGCCCACCATCTGGTCCacactgcctggactgtgctcTGCGGAGCCCTGATTCCCTGGGATGGTTCTGGGTCCCAGGATGCAATAGATTTGGGAAATGGAAGGTCACATAGCTCAGAACCGGACTTCTCAGGGCCTTTACTGTGTTGATATGCACGAGAGATCCCCAACCTGTGGCACAGGTGCCACCAGCCTTTCCCAAGCTTGCCTGAACATGTGGCTGCTTTGTTGCAGAGCAGAGTCTGGGGGCTGATAGCCTGGAGAAAACACAGGGGAGAGCTGATCTGTATACCCTCACTTTCCAATTTGGCACAGAAGGCTTCAGCTAGAGCTTGTTTCTGCCCCGGGCAGCTGGCCTTTTGAGAGAGGATCTGCGGGAGGACCATTTGGCCCCAGGAAAGAATTGGTAATAATGGTGGAGTTTCAGGCAACAGGAGGAAGTGAATGGTGGAGATATTTTGATTCTTTCATCCACCAAACACACATCTCTCAGACGTCTTCTGGGTGCCAGGCGCACAGCCAGCGTTTGGAAATGCCAAGATGCATCTGACTAAGAacctttcatttcatttccttgTGCCCACTAAgggtttttaaagaaagataaatactagcCCTAAAAGAAAGaagtgtttttgcttttgttttttattgttaggGGTCTTTGTGGGAGGTCGGTGGGTGATGCAGCTACTGCTGAGTTCAGTGGCTCTGTAGTTGCTGGTCCAGAGGTGGGTGAGGGAGATAGTTCCAAGAACATTTACCCTAGACAGAGTTAATATTGCTcccatattacagatgaggaaactgaggctcagaagtcaAGTTGCTTACCCATTTTCACACAGAAGGAGTTCCTTGATGTTGTCAGGAGTGAGGGGAAGCTCAGAAGAGGGAAGGAGCACTTCCCCCGGGCTCCGTTGGCCTGAGCTGGGCTC
This portion of the Capra hircus breed San Clemente chromosome 15, ASM170441v1, whole genome shotgun sequence genome encodes:
- the LOC102190439 gene encoding 40S ribosomal protein S24-like, whose amino-acid sequence is MNDTVTIRTRKFMTNRLLQRKQMVIGVLHPGKATVPKTEIREKLAKMYKTTPDVIFVFGFRTHLGGGKTTGFSMIYDSLDYAKKNEPKHRLARHGLYEKKKTSRKQRKERKNRMKKVRGTAKANAGAGKKE